DNA sequence from the Sulfoacidibacillus ferrooxidans genome:
AATTACCTTAGGATACGGATCAAAATTAGAGACTCTCAATGAGGTACAATTGGTGCCTGTATATCGGGTAGTCAATGGCACAGATATACTGTATTTCAATGCACGAACGGGTAAGTTGTTTCACGGAATGGGGATGTGACACCATGGACTTTGGAAAAGTTAAAACGCTACTTATTATTGTGTTTTTCGCGCTTAACTTATTTCTGGTTGACCAGTGGTGGACGTTACAAAATGCAGTGGGGATATATCAGGAACCGTATTCAGATCAATTAGCCAACGTCAGAAGGTCACTGGCTTCTCATCATGTCCTAGTGAAGGCTATTGTTCCGTCTGGTGAACCTGCTGTGATGACGTTACTTGCTGCATCTCATATGCATGACACGTTTAAAGCTGTGGCTGCTTCAGCGCTTCAATTACAACCAAGCCAAGTGATTTCCTATGAAGTGAATGCTCATGAGATCAGGCTTCCATCTGCAGTTTTTATTGAAACTCAATCAGGTGTTTTGCAACTCGTGTTTAGTACATACGGTAAACCTACCCTGTCAACGCGTTTCCCAATTCTGGATCAACTA
Encoded proteins:
- the yycI gene encoding two-component system regulatory protein YycI, translating into MDFGKVKTLLIIVFFALNLFLVDQWWTLQNAVGIYQEPYSDQLANVRRSLASHHVLVKAIVPSGEPAVMTLLAASHMHDTFKAVAASALQLQPSQVISYEVNAHEIRLPSAVFIETQSGVLQLVFSTYGKPTLSTRFPILDQLKRWLALRAYHFGEYKFIRWEYMSGHQIAVFDQQMDGYCMFNAQLKVTLMNGRILGYSQKYISVIPVQQPRSVISAANALLAVSLFMDKAQVNEDNTIRSVVLGYDSPIQLPKVWILTPVWWIQSDLGTFQVNAFTGEVGVGEN